One genomic window of Roseobacter ponti includes the following:
- the sufC gene encoding Fe-S cluster assembly ATPase SufC, with protein MLSIKNLQVKLEEEDKQILKGVDLEIEAGKVHAIMGPNGSGKSTLSYVLSGKDGYEVTDGTVTLEGEDVLEMEPEERAAAGLFLAFQYPVEIPGVGNMTFLRTAVNAQRKARGEEEMSAAEFLKVVRARAKELKIDADMLKRPVNVGFSGGEKKRNEILQMAMLEPKMCILDETDSGLDVDAMKLVAEGVNALRSEGRGFLVITHYQRLLDHIKPDVVHIMADGKIVKTGGPDLALEVENNGYAGILAEVA; from the coding sequence ATGCTGAGCATCAAGAACCTGCAGGTCAAACTGGAAGAAGAGGACAAGCAGATCCTCAAAGGCGTCGATCTGGAGATCGAAGCCGGCAAAGTCCACGCGATCATGGGGCCAAACGGCTCGGGTAAATCGACGCTGTCCTATGTGCTCTCGGGCAAAGATGGCTATGAAGTCACCGATGGCACGGTCACGCTGGAGGGCGAGGACGTGCTGGAGATGGAGCCTGAAGAGCGCGCCGCAGCCGGTCTCTTTCTGGCATTCCAGTATCCTGTCGAAATTCCCGGGGTCGGCAATATGACCTTTCTGCGCACCGCAGTGAATGCGCAGCGTAAAGCGCGCGGCGAGGAAGAAATGTCAGCAGCGGAGTTTCTGAAAGTCGTGCGCGCCCGTGCGAAAGAGCTCAAGATTGACGCGGATATGCTCAAGCGCCCGGTAAACGTGGGCTTCTCAGGCGGCGAGAAAAAGCGCAATGAAATTCTGCAGATGGCAATGCTTGAGCCGAAGATGTGCATCCTTGACGAAACCGATTCCGGGCTTGATGTGGACGCAATGAAACTGGTGGCCGAGGGCGTCAATGCGCTGCGAAGCGAGGGCCGCGGATTTCTCGTGATCACCCATTACCAGCGTCTGCTTGATCACATCAAACCCGATGTGGTGCATATCATGGCAGACGGCAAAATCGTGAAAACCGGGGGGCCGGACCTTGCCCTCGAGGTCGAAAACAACGGCTATGCCGGCATTCTTGCCGAGGTGGCGTAA
- a CDS encoding HD domain-containing protein, whose protein sequence is MTDRLDRQIAFLSEADKLKSVLRASRLHDNSRFENSAEHSWHIMLFALVLADQAGPGVRIDRVLRMLLLHDTVEIDAGDNPIHGTVDQAAVEAAEQAAADRLFGLLPADQEAAFRALWEEFEAGESADAVFAKSIDRVQTPLANLANGGGSWTEYDVSFEQLEARVGRPVRRGAPALWDWLTPRLRAFFDT, encoded by the coding sequence ATGACTGACCGGCTAGACCGGCAGATTGCCTTTCTGTCAGAAGCCGACAAACTGAAATCCGTATTGCGCGCCTCGCGCCTGCACGACAACTCCCGTTTCGAAAACTCTGCCGAGCACAGCTGGCACATCATGCTTTTCGCGCTCGTGCTCGCCGATCAGGCCGGCCCCGGGGTGCGTATCGACCGGGTGCTTCGCATGTTGCTTCTGCACGATACTGTTGAGATCGACGCCGGTGATAATCCGATTCACGGCACGGTCGATCAGGCAGCGGTGGAAGCGGCGGAGCAGGCCGCGGCTGACAGGTTATTCGGTCTGCTTCCCGCAGACCAGGAGGCCGCGTTCCGGGCGCTCTGGGAAGAGTTTGAAGCCGGTGAAAGCGCCGATGCTGTGTTTGCGAAATCGATAGACCGCGTGCAGACACCGCTGGCCAATCTCGCCAACGGTGGCGGGTCATGGACGGAATATGACGTCAGCTTTGAACAGCTCGAAGCGCGTGTAGGCCGACCTGTGCGGCGCGGCGCCCCTGCCCTCTGGGACTGGCTGACGCCGCGGTTGCGGGCATTTTTCGATACCTGA
- a CDS encoding cysteine desulfurase family protein has product MDHNATTPLRAEARQAMSEAMDLPGNPASVHAEGRAAKALMERARSQVADLVGCAPNQVIFTGSATEAAALAVAQKHRHGGFFAALPTEHDCLAVWSDAALASLYDRNGALSASGASAFTTFITQRADAAWQPDRGPVALVAMSAANSETGVMPAAAKVVADNSVNAARAGTVPYSVICDITQMAGKMPVVYDGDRRPSYMILSAHKMGGPKGVGALINFTSEDPQAIIRGGGQEMGRRSGTENITGIAGFGAAAEAAARDVAAGRWDEVAELRKILENALAAGAKTTIFVGKEATRLPNTICFATPGWKGEAQVIQMDLAGFAISAGSACSSGKVRASAVLRAMGFDDETSASAIRVSLGLETTKKDVLRFAEAWLKREEKFRARAA; this is encoded by the coding sequence CTGGACCACAACGCGACTACTCCGCTGCGCGCCGAAGCCCGGCAGGCGATGAGTGAGGCCATGGACCTGCCTGGCAATCCGGCATCCGTGCATGCAGAAGGTCGCGCTGCCAAAGCTCTGATGGAGCGGGCGCGCAGTCAGGTCGCGGACCTCGTCGGGTGCGCCCCCAACCAGGTCATCTTTACCGGAAGCGCCACCGAGGCCGCAGCCCTTGCCGTCGCTCAGAAGCACCGTCATGGCGGGTTCTTTGCCGCACTGCCGACGGAACATGATTGTCTGGCGGTCTGGAGCGACGCAGCACTGGCCTCCCTTTATGACAGGAATGGCGCGCTTTCCGCGTCCGGCGCGTCAGCCTTCACCACCTTTATCACACAGCGGGCAGACGCGGCCTGGCAGCCTGACCGCGGCCCCGTCGCACTTGTGGCGATGTCTGCCGCCAACAGCGAAACCGGGGTCATGCCGGCGGCCGCAAAGGTCGTGGCGGACAATTCAGTCAACGCCGCGCGCGCCGGCACAGTCCCTTATTCTGTGATCTGTGACATCACGCAGATGGCCGGCAAAATGCCGGTGGTCTATGACGGCGACAGGCGACCGTCCTATATGATCCTCTCGGCCCATAAGATGGGCGGCCCGAAGGGTGTCGGCGCACTGATCAATTTCACGTCTGAAGATCCGCAGGCCATTATCCGCGGGGGCGGGCAGGAAATGGGCCGCCGGTCGGGCACCGAAAACATTACTGGTATCGCCGGTTTCGGGGCCGCTGCCGAGGCCGCGGCCCGCGATGTGGCCGCCGGACGGTGGGACGAAGTGGCTGAACTTAGAAAGATTCTAGAAAACGCTCTTGCAGCCGGCGCAAAGACAACTATTTTTGTCGGGAAAGAGGCGACACGCCTTCCGAACACGATTTGTTTTGCGACCCCGGGCTGGAAAGGCGAGGCACAGGTCATTCAGATGGATCTGGCCGGCTTCGCAATCAGCGCCGGATCTGCCTGTTCAAGCGGCAAGGTCCGGGCAAGCGCCGTGCTTCGGGCTATGGGATTTGACGATGAGACATCCGCCAGTGCGATCCGCGTATCGCTGGGGCTGGAGACGACAAAAAAAGACGTGCTCAGGTTCGCTGAGGCATGGCTGAAAAGAGAAGAGAAATTCCGCGCCCGTGCGGCGTGA
- the sufD gene encoding Fe-S cluster assembly protein SufD: MADAALKRTATEDRLAALTLPRGGWAEAPRREALDRLTAMGLPTRRDEYWKYTRPDTLVQADAPAAALFSNEEPPVFSEIDRLNIVFVDGVFDADASDDLAMSGVVIERLAEAGADIHWAQDLYGRLEARGQKPVERPLAALNTAFAPDGILIHVTGRAEKPVNLTYRHNSETSDAILHHVIRLDEGAGITVIENGPAAARFNKVMEVDVADHATFHHVRAQGRDHERRAATHIFTRLGTESTFKSFTLTVNGVLTRNECVIELTGDDAVAHVAGACVGDGDFHHDDTVFITHDAVNCESRQVFKKVLRNGATGVFQGKILVKAGAQKTDGYQISQSLLLDDDSQFLAKPELEIYADDVACSHGSTSGAIDEDALFYMRSRGVPEGPATDLLTLAFLSEAVEEIDDEPLRDEINGLLSGWLERHRS; the protein is encoded by the coding sequence ATGGCAGATGCTGCACTGAAACGCACGGCCACCGAAGACCGGCTCGCGGCCCTGACGCTGCCCCGGGGTGGCTGGGCCGAAGCGCCCCGGCGCGAGGCGCTCGACCGGCTGACAGCAATGGGGCTGCCCACGCGGCGCGATGAGTACTGGAAGTATACGCGTCCCGATACGCTGGTGCAGGCAGACGCCCCCGCCGCGGCCCTTTTCAGTAATGAAGAGCCACCGGTTTTCAGCGAAATCGACCGGCTGAACATCGTGTTTGTCGATGGTGTCTTTGACGCCGACGCCTCCGATGATCTGGCGATGTCGGGCGTCGTGATCGAACGTCTGGCTGAAGCAGGCGCTGATATTCACTGGGCACAGGATCTTTACGGACGTCTTGAGGCACGCGGGCAGAAACCGGTGGAACGCCCCCTCGCGGCCCTGAATACCGCCTTTGCACCCGATGGCATTCTGATCCATGTGACGGGCAGGGCTGAAAAGCCGGTAAACCTGACATATCGCCATAACTCCGAGACGTCGGATGCCATTCTTCATCATGTAATCCGGCTCGATGAGGGCGCCGGGATCACAGTGATTGAAAACGGGCCCGCAGCGGCGCGGTTCAACAAAGTGATGGAAGTCGATGTTGCCGACCACGCGACCTTCCATCATGTGCGCGCGCAGGGCAGGGATCATGAACGCCGCGCGGCCACGCATATCTTCACCCGCCTCGGCACCGAGAGTACGTTCAAATCCTTCACACTCACCGTGAACGGCGTGCTGACGCGCAATGAATGCGTGATTGAGCTGACCGGTGATGACGCCGTGGCCCATGTGGCCGGCGCCTGCGTGGGCGACGGTGATTTCCATCATGACGACACGGTTTTCATTACCCATGATGCGGTGAACTGCGAGAGCCGTCAGGTGTTCAAAAAGGTGCTGCGCAATGGTGCCACGGGTGTCTTCCAGGGCAAAATCCTCGTCAAAGCCGGCGCTCAGAAAACCGATGGCTATCAGATCAGCCAGTCGCTGCTGCTGGATGACGACAGCCAGTTTCTCGCCAAACCCGAGCTTGAGATCTATGCTGATGATGTGGCCTGTTCGCACGGGTCCACCTCGGGCGCGATCGATGAGGATGCGCTCTTTTATATGCGCTCGCGGGGGGTGCCTGAGGGGCCCGCCACGGATCTGCTGACGCTTGCGTTTCTGTCGGAAGCGGTCGAGGAAATCGACGATGAGCCGCTGCGCGACGAGATCAACGGCCTGCTCAGCGGCTGGCTGGAACGGCATCGCAGCTGA
- a CDS encoding heavy metal-binding domain-containing protein produces MIVTTTNTIEGHPITAYKGIVVGEAIMGANIVRDFFASVTDVIGGRSGAYESKLKDARDEAMRELEERAATLGANAVVGIDLDYEVIGDSMLMVSVSGTAVTIT; encoded by the coding sequence ATGATTGTGACAACCACCAACACGATCGAGGGTCACCCGATCACCGCGTATAAAGGCATCGTCGTCGGCGAGGCGATCATGGGTGCCAATATCGTGCGTGATTTCTTTGCCTCCGTCACCGATGTGATCGGCGGTCGCTCCGGCGCCTATGAGTCAAAACTCAAAGACGCCCGCGACGAGGCTATGCGCGAACTCGAAGAACGCGCGGCGACACTCGGGGCCAATGCTGTTGTCGGCATTGATCTTGATTACGAGGTGATTGGGGACAGCATGCTGATGGTGTCAGTCTCTGGCACCGCTGTGACAATCACCTGA
- the sufB gene encoding Fe-S cluster assembly protein SufB, protein MAALDQADAADVQVKEGVDQETVDAVREVGGKYKYGWSTDIEMEYAPKGLSPDIVRLISEKNEEPEWMTEWRLAAYERWLQKEEPKWAMVDYPEIDFQDQYYYARPKSMEVKPKSLDDVDPKLLETYKKLGIPLKEQMILAGVEGAEELGDEPRKVAVDAVFDSVSVGTTFQEELKKAGVIFCSISEAIREHPELVKKYLGTVVPVSDNYYATLNSAVFSDGSFVYVPPGVRCPMELSTYFRINAENTGQFERTLIIADKGSYVSYLEGCTAPQRDIAQLHAAVVEIIVEEDAEVKYSTVQNWYPGDENGKGGIYNFVTKRADCRGDRAKVMWTQVETGSAVTWKYPSCILRGDDSQGEFYSIAIANNMQQADTGTKMIHLGKRTKSRIVSKGISAGKAQNTYRGLVSMHPKAKEGRNYTQCDSLLIGDKCGAHTVPYIEVRNNSSRVEHEATTSKVDDDQLFYCRSRGMDEEEAVALVVNGFCKDVLQALPMEFAMEAQQLVAISLEGSVG, encoded by the coding sequence ATGGCAGCACTCGACCAGGCAGACGCAGCTGACGTACAGGTCAAGGAAGGCGTTGATCAGGAGACGGTCGATGCCGTCCGTGAGGTTGGCGGCAAGTACAAGTACGGATGGTCCACCGACATCGAGATGGAATATGCGCCAAAAGGGCTGAGCCCGGACATCGTGCGTCTGATTTCGGAAAAGAACGAAGAGCCGGAATGGATGACCGAATGGCGTCTGGCCGCCTATGAGCGCTGGCTGCAAAAAGAAGAGCCCAAATGGGCGATGGTCGATTATCCGGAAATAGATTTCCAGGACCAGTATTACTACGCGCGTCCGAAATCGATGGAAGTGAAACCGAAATCGCTGGACGATGTGGACCCCAAGCTTCTGGAAACTTACAAGAAACTGGGCATCCCGCTGAAAGAACAGATGATCCTCGCAGGTGTCGAGGGCGCCGAAGAGCTCGGCGACGAGCCGCGCAAAGTGGCTGTCGATGCGGTCTTTGATTCTGTCTCTGTCGGCACGACTTTTCAGGAAGAGCTGAAAAAGGCAGGCGTTATTTTCTGCTCGATCTCCGAGGCCATCCGCGAACATCCGGAGCTGGTGAAGAAGTATCTCGGCACCGTCGTGCCGGTCTCCGACAACTATTATGCGACCCTGAACTCGGCCGTTTTCTCTGACGGTTCTTTCGTCTACGTGCCACCGGGCGTGCGCTGCCCGATGGAGCTTTCCACCTATTTCCGCATCAATGCCGAAAACACCGGCCAGTTCGAACGCACGCTGATCATCGCGGATAAGGGTTCTTACGTATCTTACCTCGAAGGCTGCACCGCACCCCAGCGCGACATCGCGCAGCTGCATGCGGCTGTCGTGGAGATCATCGTCGAGGAAGACGCGGAGGTAAAATATTCCACCGTGCAGAACTGGTATCCGGGCGATGAAAACGGCAAGGGCGGCATCTATAACTTCGTGACCAAACGCGCCGACTGCCGCGGCGACCGCGCCAAGGTAATGTGGACCCAGGTCGAAACCGGCTCTGCGGTGACATGGAAATATCCCTCCTGCATCCTGCGCGGCGACGACAGCCAGGGCGAGTTTTATTCCATCGCCATCGCCAACAATATGCAGCAGGCCGATACCGGCACCAAGATGATCCACCTGGGCAAGCGCACCAAGTCGCGCATCGTCTCCAAGGGGATCTCGGCAGGCAAGGCACAGAATACATATCGCGGGCTCGTCTCGATGCACCCCAAAGCCAAAGAAGGGCGCAATTACACCCAGTGCGACAGCCTTCTGATCGGCGACAAGTGCGGGGCGCACACGGTGCCCTATATCGAGGTGCGCAACAATTCATCCCGGGTAGAGCACGAGGCGACGACCTCCAAGGTAGACGACGATCAGCTCTTTTACTGCCGATCGCGCGGTATGGACGAGGAAGAAGCCGTGGCGCTGGTAGTCAACGGTTTCTGCAAAGACGTGCTGCAGGCGCTGCCGATGGAGTTTGCCATGGAAGCGCAGCAGCTGGTGGCGATCTCACTCGAAGGATCGGTGGGCTGA
- a CDS encoding alpha/beta hydrolase, whose translation MPEVIFPGPEGRLEGRYHPQKERDAPIAIILHPHPQFGGTMNHVIVHRMHYAFYNMGFTVLRFNFRGVGRSQGEYDQGIGELSDAASALDYLQSMNNNSKHCWVAGFSFGAWIGMQLLMRRPEITGFISVAPPANMYDFSFLAPCPASGLIINGTADRVAPPADTEALVGKLHEQKGITITHEQVEGAGHFFEEPHLDTLIDTSTSYVKRRLTETSR comes from the coding sequence ATGCCCGAGGTCATTTTTCCCGGACCCGAAGGCCGCCTAGAAGGCCGCTATCACCCGCAAAAAGAACGTGACGCACCGATTGCGATCATCCTGCACCCGCACCCGCAGTTCGGCGGCACGATGAACCACGTGATCGTGCACCGCATGCACTACGCATTTTATAACATGGGCTTCACGGTGCTGCGGTTTAATTTCCGCGGGGTCGGGCGCAGCCAGGGCGAATACGATCAGGGTATCGGCGAGCTCAGCGATGCCGCCTCCGCCCTCGATTACCTGCAGTCGATGAATAATAATTCCAAGCATTGCTGGGTCGCAGGTTTCTCTTTCGGCGCCTGGATCGGTATGCAGCTTCTGATGCGCCGGCCCGAGATCACCGGTTTTATCTCGGTGGCGCCGCCTGCCAATATGTATGATTTTTCGTTTCTGGCGCCCTGCCCGGCATCCGGCCTGATCATCAACGGCACGGCCGACCGCGTGGCACCGCCGGCCGATACAGAGGCGCTGGTGGGCAAGCTGCATGAACAGAAGGGCATCACCATAACCCATGAACAGGTTGAGGGCGCCGGGCACTTCTTTGAAGAGCCGCATCTGGATACGCTGATCGATACCTCGACCAGTTATGTCAAACGCCGCCTGACCGAAACATCAAGGTAA
- a CDS encoding Rrf2 family transcriptional regulator produces the protein MKLSTKGRYAMVALADIALQPDGRLVSLGDIAVRQSISLPYLEQLFVKLRRADLVTSVRGPGGGYRLARSASDIRVVDILGAVDETVNAMHKGAGASGGASGSRAQSLTNRLWEGLSAHVYVFLHQTRLSDVIANELAPCPAVPHLFELVDDTSADA, from the coding sequence GTGAAGCTTTCGACAAAGGGCAGATACGCAATGGTCGCACTGGCCGATATCGCGCTGCAGCCCGATGGCAGGCTGGTGTCGCTGGGCGACATCGCGGTACGCCAGTCGATTTCGCTGCCCTATCTGGAACAGCTCTTTGTCAAACTCCGCCGAGCTGATCTGGTCACGTCGGTGCGCGGGCCGGGGGGCGGCTATCGCCTCGCGCGCAGCGCATCCGACATACGCGTGGTCGATATCCTCGGGGCGGTCGATGAAACCGTAAATGCGATGCACAAAGGGGCCGGTGCTTCGGGCGGCGCTTCGGGCAGCCGTGCGCAATCGCTGACAAACCGCCTCTGGGAAGGCCTGAGCGCGCATGTCTACGTCTTTTTGCACCAGACCCGCCTCTCGGATGTGATCGCAAACGAACTTGCGCCCTGTCCGGCGGTCCCGCATCTTTTCGAGCTGGTTGATGATACCAGCGCCGATGCCTGA
- a CDS encoding YIP1 family protein — MPVTRDIPATYTGPGKVVRRLLARGEREDRALAYLMAGCLLMFVAQLPRLAREAHINDQELNMLMGASLMAWVFLAPLMLYCIAALSHIAAKLMRGKGTFYGARIALFWALLAASPVVLLNGLVAGFIGPGPALQIVGLIWVSVFGWFWIGGLITAEKGQG, encoded by the coding sequence ATGCCGGTGACACGCGACATTCCGGCCACCTATACAGGGCCGGGCAAGGTTGTGCGCCGGCTGCTGGCGCGCGGCGAGCGTGAAGACCGCGCTCTGGCCTATCTGATGGCCGGCTGTCTGCTGATGTTTGTGGCACAGCTGCCCCGGCTCGCCCGTGAGGCACATATCAACGACCAGGAGCTCAACATGCTCATGGGCGCCTCGCTTATGGCCTGGGTGTTTCTTGCGCCGCTAATGCTTTACTGCATTGCCGCCCTGAGCCACATCGCGGCAAAGCTGATGCGCGGAAAAGGTACTTTCTACGGCGCCCGTATCGCACTGTTCTGGGCGCTGCTGGCGGCCTCGCCGGTGGTTCTGCTCAACGGCCTTGTGGCCGGCTTTATTGGTCCGGGACCGGCGTTGCAGATTGTCGGTCTGATCTGGGTGTCGGTCTTTGGCTGGTTCTGGATCGGCGGGCTGATTACAGCGGAGAAAGGGCAGGGATGA